Proteins co-encoded in one Hyalangium ruber genomic window:
- a CDS encoding fatty acid desaturase family protein, which yields MQVECRPPSPREVMHLRPSDAAGAGIVLGFSAVTALALWLSAQPGVALWLVGQVLLSVALVQWFVLLHEAGHRTLFQTRRLHAVVGRVASVFCAIPFTVWTAVHGQHHKWTGWQDRDPTTAGLVPRPLAPMERALINTCWRWWIPLFSVLYRVSNFWHMRRLWRMFPERRHRLAFALDAAGLVFLYGGVVAWLGPVQLLRLLGLGLLLSLVFLDVILLSQHTHIPMKRSGGEEVRPFAAAEQGVFTRSLRFPSWFSVGVLLQFDAHELHHLYPAVPGYLLRRIPYQPANEMPWWNWALRARRMPAERFMFQNRHDTGENL from the coding sequence ATGCAGGTTGAATGCCGTCCCCCGAGTCCTCGCGAGGTGATGCATCTGCGGCCGAGTGATGCCGCCGGCGCTGGAATCGTCCTGGGCTTCTCGGCGGTGACGGCGCTCGCGCTCTGGCTCTCAGCCCAGCCGGGAGTGGCTTTGTGGCTCGTGGGGCAGGTGTTGCTGTCCGTGGCGCTGGTTCAATGGTTCGTCCTGCTGCACGAGGCGGGACACCGCACGCTCTTCCAGACGCGACGCCTGCATGCCGTGGTGGGGCGAGTGGCCAGCGTGTTCTGTGCAATCCCTTTCACGGTGTGGACTGCCGTGCATGGTCAGCATCACAAGTGGACGGGTTGGCAGGACAGGGATCCGACCACCGCTGGGCTCGTTCCGAGACCGCTAGCGCCCATGGAGAGAGCGCTCATCAACACCTGCTGGCGCTGGTGGATCCCTCTGTTCTCGGTGCTCTACCGGGTGAGCAACTTCTGGCACATGCGCAGGCTGTGGCGGATGTTCCCCGAGCGCAGACATCGGCTCGCTTTCGCGCTGGATGCGGCGGGGCTGGTGTTCCTCTATGGAGGCGTGGTGGCCTGGCTCGGTCCCGTGCAGCTCTTACGCTTGTTGGGGCTGGGGTTGCTGCTGAGCCTCGTTTTCCTGGACGTCATCCTGCTCAGCCAGCACACGCATATTCCGATGAAGCGCAGCGGAGGCGAAGAGGTGCGGCCTTTCGCTGCGGCGGAGCAGGGCGTCTTCACCCGCTCACTCCGATTCCCCTCGTGGTTCTCGGTGGGCGTGCTGCTCCAATTCGATGCGCACGAGCTTCACCACCTGTACCCCGCGGTGCCTGGGTACCTCTTGCGACGCATTCCCTATCAACCCGCGAATGAGATGCCGTGGTGGAACTGGGCCCTCCGTGCCCGGCGCATGCCCGCCGAGCGCTTCATGTTCCAGAACCGGCACGACACCGGCGAGAACCTCTAA
- a CDS encoding cytochrome P450 family protein, whose translation MSTSAPRFDLWSEEARIDPLPILARMRREAPVIRLFNPHQGAPVWFVTRYKEAVEFLRDPRFIKDKDKLSAQTRRLYFRVNELSHLDQHMINADPPAHTRLRSLVAKAFTPRRVDDLRPRITTIVNRLLDGMQDKGSVDLLEAFAMPLPVTVIAELLGIPSEDHGRFREWVNILFTPPVGGDFEPLRRMAREFQGYLQEFLARRRAHPREDLTSALIAAEEQGDQLSGAELMSMVFLLLIAGYETTAHLLGNGVWALLRHPEQKELLRTNPWLIDSAVDEMLRYRGPVKNTTTRFPLQETEFGGQLIPAQEMVVASLLSADNDAEQFPEPERFDITRTPNRHIAFGAGVHFCLGGPLAKVEAVLAIPLLLERLPQLRFAVDPATLRWRTGILLHGLEQLPVAF comes from the coding sequence GTGAGCACGTCGGCCCCTCGCTTCGACCTGTGGTCGGAGGAGGCTCGAATCGATCCGCTGCCCATCCTCGCGCGGATGCGTCGAGAGGCGCCCGTCATCCGTCTGTTCAACCCGCACCAGGGCGCACCGGTGTGGTTCGTCACCCGGTACAAGGAAGCGGTGGAGTTCCTTCGCGACCCACGCTTCATCAAGGACAAGGACAAGCTCTCGGCGCAGACGCGGCGCCTGTACTTCCGCGTCAATGAGCTGAGTCACCTCGACCAGCACATGATCAACGCGGATCCGCCGGCGCACACCCGCCTGCGCTCGCTGGTGGCCAAGGCGTTCACGCCGCGCCGGGTGGATGACTTGCGTCCGCGCATCACCACCATCGTGAACCGACTGCTGGACGGCATGCAGGACAAGGGCAGCGTGGATCTGCTCGAGGCGTTCGCGATGCCCCTGCCGGTGACGGTGATCGCCGAGCTGCTGGGGATACCGAGCGAGGACCATGGCCGCTTTCGCGAGTGGGTGAACATCCTCTTCACCCCGCCGGTGGGCGGCGACTTCGAGCCGCTGCGGCGCATGGCGCGCGAGTTCCAGGGGTACCTGCAGGAGTTCCTGGCCCGGCGCCGGGCTCATCCTCGGGAGGACCTGACGAGCGCGCTGATCGCCGCCGAGGAGCAAGGCGACCAGCTCTCGGGAGCGGAGCTGATGAGCATGGTGTTCCTGCTGCTCATCGCGGGCTACGAGACGACGGCGCACCTGCTGGGCAATGGCGTCTGGGCGCTGCTGCGTCACCCGGAGCAGAAGGAGCTGCTGCGTACCAACCCGTGGCTCATCGACTCCGCGGTGGACGAGATGCTGCGCTACCGGGGCCCGGTGAAGAACACCACCACCCGCTTCCCGTTGCAGGAGACGGAGTTCGGCGGGCAGCTCATCCCGGCCCAGGAGATGGTGGTGGCCTCGCTGCTGTCAGCGGACAACGACGCCGAGCAGTTCCCGGAGCCGGAGCGGTTCGACATCACCCGCACACCCAACCGGCACATCGCCTTCGGGGCGGGCGTCCACTTCTGCCTGGGAGGACCGCTGGCGAAGGTGGAGGCGGTGCTCGCCATTCCCTTGCTGCTGGAGCGCCTGCCCCAGCTGCGCTTCGCGGTGGATCCGGCCACGCTGCGCTGGCGCACCGGCATCCTCCTCCACGGCCTGGAACAGCTCCCCGTGGCGTTCTGA
- a CDS encoding CDP-archaeol synthase — MSWTWTGSADPSTLDPLRCALFLISAFILAGAAQTWWFKSPRSARFALPLDGGRTLRGRRLLGANKTWKGFVVMVPAAMVAFALLATAARALPGLSEGLWPLTPLQYALLGGSAALGFMLGELPNSFMKRQLGIAPGSAPTSPWGRWLGFAVDRLDSIVGMLLALSLLVPVSWRVWLFVLAVGPAIHWLFNVALYALGVKARPA; from the coding sequence ATGTCGTGGACCTGGACAGGCAGCGCGGACCCCAGCACGTTGGATCCGCTGCGCTGCGCGCTCTTCCTCATCTCCGCATTCATCCTCGCGGGCGCGGCACAGACGTGGTGGTTCAAGAGCCCGCGCTCCGCGCGGTTCGCGCTCCCACTGGATGGCGGGCGCACCTTGCGAGGCCGCCGCCTGCTCGGCGCGAACAAGACGTGGAAGGGCTTCGTGGTGATGGTGCCCGCGGCGATGGTGGCCTTCGCGCTGCTGGCAACCGCCGCTCGCGCGCTGCCGGGCCTGAGCGAGGGACTGTGGCCGCTGACGCCGCTCCAGTACGCCCTGCTCGGAGGGAGCGCGGCGCTGGGGTTCATGCTCGGTGAGCTGCCCAACTCCTTCATGAAGCGGCAGCTCGGTATCGCTCCGGGCTCGGCGCCGACGAGTCCCTGGGGACGGTGGCTCGGCTTCGCCGTCGATCGGCTCGATTCCATCGTGGGGATGCTCCTGGCCTTGAGCCTGCTGGTCCCCGTGAGTTGGCGGGTCTGGCTCTTCGTGCTGGCCGTGGGCCCCGCCATCCACTGGCTCTTCAACGTCGCGCTGTATGCCCTCGGGGTGAAAGCGAGGCCCGCGTGA